ATACGCTGTTGATCAACCATTGAGTCCCTCCACGGCAAAGCGATCGATCTACGCTACCTGGCGTTGACCTTGAATAGGTGTTGCGTGTCATCAAGAATATCGGCCACCGGTACAGACGCAGAAAATGACAACGCAGGGCGCCCCTGGGGATCAATCAACCACACGCTATTCACTTTTCGCCAGGGAGGAGTCTCCTCCCAACGCGCCAATTGCTCACCAGGCAATGCCTGGCCTCCTCCACCGATATTCAGTCGTGCCAATCGATGGGCGTCACGCCCCAGCGCGCGATGCATTCGCCACAGGATGTCACGGCGCTCAGCACACTGAACCGAACAATCAAACGCTAATGTCCAATGATCTTCACCAACGTCAGCCTTGGAAACCGTTTCAACTGGCCAATGCTCAAGCCATGGAAGTTGCTCAGCAGGTGAACCGCTAGCCGTGATCTGCTCAGGGACGCCGATACGCCACTCAACCATCCCCCAGGCGGTGATAATAGGCGCGGAAAAAATGATGAATATCAATAGCAACTTAATCCGCTGACGATTAACTGAGTTAATGGCTATCATCATATCCCCCCTCATGATGTTCTAGGCTCGAATAAAGGTAACGCCTGCCAACCCACATCGTGATCAGCGCTACCAGCGCAAGCCCCCACCACTGAAATGCATAGGCAATATGCCGACTCGCAGGCATCACATTGGCTTGCCACCATTCTAAGAAAACGCCGTCGCCGGTTTGCGCATGCACCCACCCCTGGTAGCGAAAGTCGGGTATCACCCCCTGCCAAGGCGTAAGGCTGATTTGTTGAAGGCGCTCTTCTTCTAGGTTAGGGCCGAACAATAGACCGTCATCCTTTGCTTGCTGCCATTTACCAGTTAGAGAAACTTGCTCTTGGGGGGTCGATATACTTGGTGAGTCACGACTGGTCCCGGTTTCAACAAAGCCACGCTGAATCAACCAGTACTGACCAAATCTATCTTTAAACGGGGTTAAAACGGCAACCCCCAAACGTCCATCGACAATTCGGTTATCTAAAAAAAAGCTATGCTCAGATATATACTCACCATTGAGCGTAAGCTCAGCCCCTTCGGTAGGTAGCGTTTGCGGGTCAACCAGTGCAGGCGCATTGTCTCGAGCTGAAGCCGCCGCTTGTTTATTATTGGCCCTGTCCCACTGCCATGCGCCAAGAAAGCCGCCCAGCAGCACCAACGACAACCAGAACGTATACCAGCCATATAGACGCCAGCGACATGAGGAGTACTTTTTCATGCTACTTAAATCACTCATTATCATTGTTTTTTTCGCTATGTTGATTAGCTTGGCAGTAGGCGCTGGTTACCTGCTACGCGATGGCTCTTCGTCTAAGCGACTTCTTACATCTCTAAAATGGCGGATAGGCTTTGCTGCTCTGCTCTTATTGCTCATTGTCTATGGATTCGGGAGCGGCCAACTCACCTGAGTGCTCACACGACATAAACGAAGATAAACAATCCTAACCATACAACATCAACAAAGTGCCAATACCAGCAGGATGCCTCAAAACCAAAGTGCTCGGTATCCGAAAAATGCCCGCGTATAATACGCGCCAGCATTACCATAAGAATCAAAGTGCCAATGATGACATGAACGCCATGAAAACCCGTTAAGATAAAGAACGTAGACCCAAAAATACCGGCTTCCAGCGTAATACCATAATGCTGGTAAGCTTCATAGTACTCGACGCCTTGAATAAAAATAAAACAGCAGCCAAGTATTACCGTCCCTGCCAGCCAGTTCCTGCATACGCGACGTTTTTCGGCCTTGAGTGCTTCATGAGAAATCGTCAATGTGATACTGGAAGTAACCAACAGCAATGTATTCACCAATGGCAGTTGCCAAGGGCTGAAGACATTATCGGGGCCTGAAACTGAAGCATCCGGGGGATTTAACAAAGGCCATTCGGCAATAAAGTTCGGCCATAAAAGTGCCGAAACACCTTTTGCACCTTCACCGCCCAACCAGGGTATAGCAAACATACGAACGTAAAAAAGCGCACCGAAAAACGCGGCAAAAAACATCACTTCGGAAAAGATGAACCACCCCATCCCCCAGCGAAATGAGCGATCCATCTGACTATCGTAGAGCCCTAAATGCGATTCATTAATCACATCACGAAACCAGAATGCCATGACCGCTATAACGGAGATAACACCTATCGCGATAAGTAAGCTTGTACTGCCATAGACAAGCTGGGCGCCTAACCCCACCATCATAAAACCGGTTGCCAGAGAGCCCAGAATCGGCCAATAGCTTTTTGCAGGGACATAATAACTTCCGCCACTCATTTTAAATCTCCCCGTTTTTGTTATTCATATATTGCGCCACTGCCGGGCGGTCATCACTTTCATTAAGAGGGTATAGCGTATATACCAATGTAACGGTCGCTATATCCTCTGGCAAGGTGTTATCCAGTTGAAAAACAAGCGGAATGGTCAAATTCTCGTTGGCATCAAGACGCTGTTCCTGAAAACAAAAGCAACTTACCTTCCGCACATGAGCGGAGGCAGTAGATGGACTAACGCTGGGTACTGCCCGACCCCAACTGGTCGACTGGCTACGATTAGAGAACGTAAAGTCAATCTCCGTCGTTTGACCGGGATGTACCTGGACTTGGTGGGTTTCCACACCAAGTTGCCAGGGAAGCCCGGCACTTGTCCGGGTAATAAACTGGACTGTCACATAGCGGTCGCTATTAACGTCATCACCTAAAACTTGTTGCGCAGAGGTACTGACCTTTCCATTAATACCTGTTACTTCACAAAAAACGTCGTAAAGAG
This window of the Halomonas sp. SH5A2 genome carries:
- a CDS encoding SURF1 family protein: MKKYSSCRWRLYGWYTFWLSLVLLGGFLGAWQWDRANNKQAAASARDNAPALVDPQTLPTEGAELTLNGEYISEHSFFLDNRIVDGRLGVAVLTPFKDRFGQYWLIQRGFVETGTSRDSPSISTPQEQVSLTGKWQQAKDDGLLFGPNLEEERLQQISLTPWQGVIPDFRYQGWVHAQTGDGVFLEWWQANVMPASRHIAYAFQWWGLALVALITMWVGRRYLYSSLEHHEGGYDDSH
- a CDS encoding DUF2909 family protein, whose protein sequence is MLISLAVGAGYLLRDGSSSKRLLTSLKWRIGFAALLLLLIVYGFGSGQLT
- a CDS encoding cytochrome c oxidase subunit 3, translating into MSGGSYYVPAKSYWPILGSLATGFMMVGLGAQLVYGSTSLLIAIGVISVIAVMAFWFRDVINESHLGLYDSQMDRSFRWGMGWFIFSEVMFFAAFFGALFYVRMFAIPWLGGEGAKGVSALLWPNFIAEWPLLNPPDASVSGPDNVFSPWQLPLVNTLLLVTSSITLTISHEALKAEKRRVCRNWLAGTVILGCCFIFIQGVEYYEAYQHYGITLEAGIFGSTFFILTGFHGVHVIIGTLILMVMLARIIRGHFSDTEHFGFEASCWYWHFVDVVWLGLFIFVYVV
- a CDS encoding cytochrome c oxidase assembly protein codes for the protein MRSHQAEGVKKTVTKTIFALIGMFAFAFALVPLYDVFCEVTGINGKVSTSAQQVLGDDVNSDRYVTVQFITRTSAGLPWQLGVETHQVQVHPGQTTEIDFTFSNRSQSTSWGRAVPSVSPSTASAHVRKVSCFCFQEQRLDANENLTIPLVFQLDNTLPEDIATVTLVYTLYPLNESDDRPAVAQYMNNKNGEI